The Desmonostoc muscorum LEGE 12446 genome includes a region encoding these proteins:
- a CDS encoding ParB N-terminal domain-containing protein produces MIKFFMVDVESVTSNVPRSNFQEADLEILADLILQSGGILKPLVLKKTGFEQYEVVDGHFEYYSAVRAREKNLTEGDMVSALIISSENEDVALRQIASLKAIGYSDKPVTPQLETTKLEPRLANLELRLEKQFNEFKSEILQERQTTDSKLKQLENLIPQNSEQSNPLSLLNSLDKDELSRKLQRSRIRGAEKLAKDIFDARRKKPKQEFEDYRDVVKSVKNLGDKTILTIIDEWSISY; encoded by the coding sequence ATGATTAAGTTTTTTATGGTAGATGTTGAGAGTGTTACTTCTAATGTTCCTCGTTCAAACTTTCAAGAAGCTGATTTAGAAATTCTTGCTGACCTGATACTACAATCTGGAGGTATTTTAAAACCATTAGTCCTAAAAAAGACTGGCTTTGAACAATATGAGGTAGTTGATGGGCATTTCGAGTACTATTCTGCTGTAAGAGCTAGAGAAAAAAACCTTACTGAAGGTGACATGGTTAGTGCTTTAATTATATCTTCTGAAAACGAGGATGTAGCATTAAGGCAAATTGCATCTCTCAAAGCAATTGGTTATTCTGATAAACCAGTAACACCACAGCTTGAAACAACAAAGTTAGAACCACGTCTGGCAAATCTAGAATTACGTCTTGAGAAGCAATTCAATGAATTTAAGTCAGAAATTTTGCAAGAAAGACAGACAACAGATAGTAAATTAAAGCAACTTGAAAACCTTATTCCCCAAAACAGTGAACAGAGTAATCCACTTAGTTTATTGAACTCTTTGGACAAAGACGAGTTATCTAGAAAGTTACAACGTTCTAGAATTCGTGGGGCTGAAAAACTTGCAAAAGACATATTTGATGCTCGACGCAAGAAACCAAAGCAAGAGTTTGAAGATTATCGTGATGTAGTAAAATCTGTTAAAAACTTGGGTGATAAAACAATTTTGACTATTATTGATGAATGGTCAATAAGTTATTAG
- a CDS encoding zinc ribbon domain-containing protein, protein MATVSCPRCHQLIDSQAISCPSCRITLKAYGHPGIPLHRAIGDGYLCDTCTYHADDTCNFPHRPYAKDCTLYQNIEETKLDLEQQHYSKSFAVTVKTWLKRNQTLLLLLGLLLFCLLFVISTS, encoded by the coding sequence TTGGCTACTGTATCTTGTCCCCGCTGCCATCAACTGATTGATAGTCAAGCTATTAGTTGTCCCTCTTGTCGGATAACACTCAAAGCTTACGGTCATCCCGGTATTCCCTTGCACCGTGCAATTGGGGACGGCTATCTGTGCGACACCTGTACTTATCACGCTGATGATACTTGCAATTTTCCCCACCGTCCCTATGCCAAAGATTGTACCCTCTACCAAAATATTGAAGAGACAAAGTTAGATTTAGAACAGCAGCATTACTCCAAGAGTTTTGCGGTAACTGTAAAAACTTGGCTAAAACGCAATCAGACTTTGCTATTGCTATTGGGTTTATTGTTATTCTGTTTGCTGTTTGTTATATCAACATCTTAA
- a CDS encoding AAA family ATPase, whose protein sequence is MPFNPELCRNESEVESKLIVQYLLPQLGYTPDTWHQEVAIGSIRLDFLAFAAQVIPFVLDANSPLSVVMEAKHPKQNLNNHVPRLRHYLTSLNVRYGLLTNGKEIRIYQKLQYDIQQVFQCSGKEVEIKLDQIKGLIGRDTLREKQFIDKSGFETAEDDLSLENKRQYSMKTIAIYHHKGGVGKTTVAINLAAALSKKGKKVLLIDIDAQANTTFATGLIKFQFEEDDDLKNCNVYHLLEKNDIKFIPDIVCKSKFFNNPEIDVIPSHITLIGLQQNLVQSGPSRFRLAKKLEKVKNEYDIVIIDTPPSLDVYAQAALTAADYLIIPSDLKPFSNQGLPSVKNFIQQEVNENKEGLGKPPITIMGVLPSKISTNAQYLKYTFAKHKSVISDRYNMPIMDSTISERTALSACINKTILVGNMEIPDPKSILDFALNEPSANQAAAEFEFLAIEVLSKMGMQ, encoded by the coding sequence TTGCCTTTTAATCCTGAACTGTGCCGTAACGAAAGTGAAGTTGAAAGCAAACTCATAGTGCAATATTTGTTACCACAGCTAGGTTATACTCCTGACACCTGGCATCAAGAAGTTGCCATTGGTAGCATTCGCTTAGACTTCTTAGCATTTGCAGCACAAGTGATTCCCTTTGTCTTAGACGCCAACTCACCGCTGAGTGTTGTGATGGAGGCAAAACATCCCAAACAAAACTTAAATAATCATGTCCCCCGACTCAGGCATTATTTAACAAGTTTGAATGTTAGGTATGGGTTGCTGACCAATGGCAAAGAAATCAGAATTTATCAAAAATTGCAATACGATATTCAGCAAGTATTTCAATGTTCTGGTAAGGAAGTTGAGATCAAGTTAGATCAAATTAAAGGTTTAATTGGTAGAGATACTCTGAGAGAAAAACAGTTTATAGATAAGTCAGGGTTTGAAACAGCTGAAGATGATTTAAGTCTTGAAAATAAGAGGCAATATTCAATGAAGACAATTGCAATCTACCATCATAAGGGTGGCGTAGGGAAAACTACAGTTGCTATCAATTTAGCGGCTGCATTGAGTAAGAAAGGTAAAAAAGTTCTTCTGATTGATATAGATGCTCAAGCAAATACAACTTTTGCTACAGGATTGATTAAATTTCAATTTGAGGAAGATGATGATTTAAAAAACTGCAATGTTTATCATTTATTAGAAAAAAACGACATTAAGTTTATTCCAGATATTGTTTGCAAATCTAAGTTTTTTAACAATCCAGAAATTGATGTTATCCCTTCACATATTACCTTGATTGGATTGCAGCAAAATCTTGTCCAATCTGGGCCAAGTCGATTTAGACTAGCTAAAAAACTAGAAAAAGTAAAAAATGAATATGATATTGTAATTATCGACACGCCTCCGTCACTAGATGTATATGCACAAGCTGCCTTAACTGCTGCCGATTACCTAATAATTCCTTCAGATTTAAAGCCATTTTCCAACCAAGGATTACCTAGTGTTAAAAACTTTATTCAACAAGAAGTTAATGAAAATAAAGAAGGTCTAGGAAAGCCACCTATTACTATTATGGGTGTTCTTCCATCTAAAATTTCTACTAATGCTCAGTATCTCAAATACACATTTGCAAAACACAAAAGTGTAATTAGTGATCGTTATAATATGCCAATCATGGATAGTACTATATCAGAAAGAACAGCTTTATCTGCTTGCATTAATAAAACTATATTAGTGGGAAATATGGAAATACCTGATCCAAAATCTATTCTTGATTTTGCTCTTAATGAACCTTCTGCAAATCAAGCCGCCGCTGAGTTTGAATTTTTAGCTATAGAAGTTTTAAGTAAAATGGGGATGCAATAA
- the nblS gene encoding two-component system sensor histidine kinase NblS, whose amino-acid sequence MLALLKTIRDAIASWWSEFTLQTKLLAVATMVVSLVMSGLTFWAVNTIQQDARMNDTRFGRDLGLLLAANVAPLVADNNLTEVAQFSQRFYSSTSSVRYMLYADETGKIFFGIPFWEQEVENSLTIERRIQLPEDYPGDGEKPMVRQHTTPSGTVTDVFIPLIVNEKYLGVLAIGINPNQTAVISTNFTRDVTIAVFITIWVMVILAGVINALTITKPIKELLVGVKQIATGNFKQRIDLPLGGELGELILSFNEMAERLERYEEQNIEELTAEKAKLETLVSTIADGAVLIDNNMQVILVNPTAQRIFGWEAAEVVGHNVLHHLPPAVQMEITRPLYEMAAGECESAEFRIFLNQPIHRTIRILLTTVLNLQRESIKGIAITVQDITREVELNEAKSQFISNVSHELRTPLFNIKTYIETLHDYGEDLGVKERQEFLQTVNHETDRLTRLVNDVLDLSKLESGRNYSFDGVDLAQAIEQTLRTYQLNAKDKCVELIQEVAPNLPFVVGNYDLLVQVFGNLIGNALKFTKAGGKVAIRAYQLDFKPNHAQSPPVRIEISDTGIGIATEDQHSIFERFFRVENRVHTLEGTGLGLSIVRNIIDRHRSKVHLVSEVGIGTTFWFDLAVFEEEPLPVVVEPNAETPKITTA is encoded by the coding sequence ATGCTAGCTCTGTTAAAAACAATTCGAGATGCGATCGCCAGTTGGTGGTCTGAGTTCACCCTCCAGACCAAACTGCTGGCTGTGGCGACAATGGTAGTTTCGTTGGTGATGAGTGGTTTGACCTTCTGGGCTGTGAACACCATTCAGCAGGATGCACGGATGAATGACACCCGCTTCGGGCGTGATTTGGGACTGCTGCTTGCTGCCAACGTTGCCCCCTTAGTCGCTGATAATAATCTGACTGAGGTTGCCCAATTTTCCCAACGCTTCTATAGCAGCACCTCTAGTGTGCGTTATATGCTTTATGCCGATGAAACTGGGAAAATCTTTTTTGGCATTCCTTTTTGGGAACAGGAGGTAGAAAACTCCCTCACCATTGAGCGGCGGATACAACTGCCAGAGGATTATCCTGGAGATGGGGAAAAGCCGATGGTGCGGCAACATACAACCCCATCTGGGACAGTTACCGATGTATTTATTCCCTTGATCGTCAATGAAAAATACTTGGGTGTATTAGCGATCGGTATTAATCCCAATCAAACTGCTGTCATCTCCACCAATTTTACCCGTGATGTCACCATTGCCGTATTTATCACCATTTGGGTAATGGTAATTTTGGCAGGAGTGATTAACGCTTTGACCATCACCAAGCCAATTAAAGAACTGCTGGTGGGCGTGAAGCAAATTGCGACTGGGAATTTCAAGCAGCGGATTGATTTACCTTTAGGGGGCGAACTGGGGGAATTAATTTTAAGCTTTAATGAAATGGCAGAGCGATTAGAGCGCTATGAAGAACAAAATATCGAAGAACTCACCGCAGAAAAAGCCAAGCTAGAAACTCTAGTTTCCACCATCGCTGATGGTGCTGTGTTGATCGATAACAATATGCAGGTGATTTTAGTCAACCCCACAGCCCAGCGAATTTTTGGTTGGGAAGCCGCTGAAGTGGTAGGCCACAATGTGTTGCATCACTTACCCCCAGCAGTACAAATGGAAATCACTCGCCCTTTGTACGAAATGGCCGCAGGCGAATGTGAAAGCGCCGAATTCCGGATTTTTCTCAACCAACCCATCCACCGGACAATTCGGATTCTCTTGACTACAGTACTCAACTTGCAACGAGAAAGCATCAAAGGCATTGCCATTACCGTCCAAGATATCACCCGCGAAGTTGAATTAAACGAAGCCAAAAGCCAATTTATCAGCAACGTTTCTCACGAACTGCGAACGCCTCTATTCAACATCAAAACCTATATTGAAACCTTGCATGACTACGGCGAAGACTTGGGCGTCAAAGAACGCCAAGAGTTTCTGCAAACAGTGAACCATGAAACCGATCGCCTGACTCGCTTAGTTAACGATGTTTTAGACTTGTCAAAACTCGAATCTGGTCGGAATTATAGCTTTGATGGAGTGGATTTAGCCCAAGCGATCGAGCAAACACTGCGTACTTACCAACTAAATGCTAAAGATAAATGTGTTGAACTCATTCAAGAAGTTGCTCCTAATTTGCCCTTCGTAGTAGGTAATTATGATTTGTTGGTACAAGTATTTGGTAATTTGATTGGTAATGCCCTTAAATTCACAAAAGCTGGCGGTAAAGTGGCAATCCGCGCCTACCAACTAGATTTTAAACCTAATCACGCCCAATCTCCACCAGTGCGAATTGAAATTTCCGACACTGGAATTGGTATTGCCACAGAAGACCAACATTCAATTTTTGAACGCTTCTTTCGCGTAGAAAACCGAGTTCACACCCTAGAAGGCACAGGTTTAGGTTTATCGATTGTCAGAAACATCATCGACAGGCATCGTAGTAAAGTTCATCTGGTGAGTGAAGTTGGCATTGGTACAACTTTTTGGTTCGACTTAGCCGTATTTGAAGAAGAACCACTACCTGTAGTAGTTGAGCCTAATGCTGAAACTCCCAAAATCACCACAGCTTGA
- a CDS encoding XisH family protein — protein MPKLDIIHNAVKNSLMKDGWTITDDPYVIQYRRTTLYADLGAERPIAAERNGQKLVVEAKSFVGASKIQDLKEALGQYDIYRYLLEETAPDRKLYLAVSAIAYKSFFKQDVIKLILNKHQLPLIVVDTDTEEIAEWIN, from the coding sequence ATGCCCAAGTTAGACATTATCCACAACGCAGTAAAAAACTCGCTGATGAAGGACGGCTGGACGATTACAGATGATCCTTACGTAATTCAGTATCGCAGAACAACGTTATACGCCGATCTGGGTGCCGAACGCCCCATTGCGGCCGAACGAAATGGGCAAAAACTTGTTGTTGAAGCCAAGAGCTTTGTTGGTGCATCAAAGATACAAGATTTGAAAGAGGCTCTGGGTCAGTACGACATCTATCGTTATCTTTTAGAGGAAACAGCGCCAGACCGTAAACTTTATCTTGCTGTTAGTGCGATCGCTTACAAAAGCTTTTTCAAGCAGGATGTGATTAAACTCATCCTCAACAAACATCAACTTCCACTCATTGTCGTCGATACAGATACAGAGGAGATCGCAGAATGGATAAATTAA
- a CDS encoding glycosyltransferase family 2 protein has translation MPKITVCIPTFNRISLLPYAIDSVFNQSEQDFELIICDDGSTDGTPELMSEYTDHRIKYIRHPQNIGKSNNMRSGFDAARGEYFIKFDDDDRLTPDFLASTAAILDQDSSIDFVGTDHWIIDINNNRDDSKTQENSDCWGRNNLSAGVVDNLLEVVFINQSFQIGATLFRRQTLQELGFVLPNMQNCEDNDLFVRLALAGKKGYYLPELLMEYRYHAEQQGINRAIPFLFDKIRYLESYKFESEELENIRQYRLKETQLLLGLRLIEKGETQQGRELVLAGQSFSTVKAWTGLGLSLLPLGLRGRAFNALRQMQG, from the coding sequence ATGCCCAAAATTACTGTTTGTATTCCTACTTTTAATCGTATCTCTCTTTTGCCTTATGCGATCGACAGTGTATTTAATCAGTCAGAGCAAGACTTTGAACTAATTATTTGTGATGACGGTTCTACCGATGGTACACCTGAGTTAATGTCAGAGTACACAGATCATCGGATTAAATACATTCGTCATCCGCAAAATATTGGAAAAAGTAATAATATGCGCTCTGGTTTTGATGCTGCAAGGGGTGAATATTTTATTAAATTTGATGATGACGACCGACTAACACCTGATTTTCTCGCAAGTACAGCAGCTATTCTTGACCAAGATTCTAGTATTGATTTTGTTGGTACAGACCATTGGATAATTGATATTAACAATAACCGGGATGATTCAAAAACTCAGGAAAACTCTGATTGCTGGGGGAGAAATAATTTATCCGCAGGTGTTGTAGATAATTTGCTCGAAGTTGTATTTATTAATCAAAGCTTTCAAATTGGAGCAACATTATTTCGCCGTCAAACATTGCAAGAATTAGGATTTGTGCTGCCTAATATGCAAAATTGTGAGGATAATGATTTATTTGTAAGACTGGCTTTGGCTGGCAAAAAGGGTTATTATTTACCAGAGCTACTGATGGAATATCGTTACCATGCAGAGCAGCAAGGTATCAATAGAGCTATTCCTTTTTTGTTCGATAAAATTCGGTATTTAGAAAGTTATAAATTTGAATCTGAAGAACTAGAAAACATTAGGCAGTATCGTTTAAAAGAAACCCAATTATTATTAGGTTTGCGTTTAATTGAAAAGGGAGAAACGCAACAAGGCAGAGAGTTAGTTTTAGCAGGACAATCTTTTTCAACTGTTAAAGCTTGGACTGGTTTAGGGTTATCCTTGTTACCACTTGGGTTGCGAGGTAGGGCGTTTAATGCACTCCGACAGATGCAGGGTTAG
- a CDS encoding XisI protein yields MDKLTEYPKIIKRILNDYVETCNRRSNRDIEKFLIMDEPKGHYIWMNLGWQNGERITGMTVYVRLRDSKFWIEEDWTEDGIATDLVRAGVPKEDIVLAFHEPKMRQYTDFAVAS; encoded by the coding sequence ATGGATAAATTAACTGAGTATCCAAAAATAATTAAGCGTATCTTGAATGACTACGTAGAAACATGTAACCGTCGTTCTAACCGAGACATCGAAAAATTCTTGATTATGGATGAGCCAAAGGGTCACTATATTTGGATGAACCTTGGTTGGCAAAATGGCGAACGCATTACTGGTATGACCGTCTACGTTCGGCTTCGAGATAGCAAATTCTGGATCGAGGAAGATTGGACTGAAGATGGTATCGCAACTGATCTAGTTCGTGCAGGTGTTCCCAAGGAGGATATAGTCTTAGCATTCCATGAGCCGAAGATGCGGCAATACACAGATTTTGCAGTAGCATCTTAG